The Candidatus Nezhaarchaeota archaeon genomic interval AGCCTCCGCATACGCCTGGCTTCAGCTCCACCCACTACTAAGCGGGTGGCTTCTAGGAGGGGGCTCCGTAGCGACGGGGATGCTGGCCCCAGACTTCTCGCTAGTCGATCTAGACGGAAACCCCTTTAGCCTGAGCGGTTTTAGGGGGAGGGTGGTCGTCCTCGACTTCATGGCCACCTGGTGCGGCCCTTGTAGGGCGCAAATACCTTACTTAAACGAAGTGAAGGAGAAGTACGGGGGCTCGGTGGTCATAGTGTCTATCAGCATCGACTCGCTCCACGACTCTGAAGAGGTCTTAAGGAGGTTTCTCAAGGAGCACCCCTACGCGACCTGGGTCTGGGCTAGGGACACGGCTGGCGTCGGGCGTACTTACGGGGTCGCTGCCATCCCCACGCTCTTCATTATCGACCGCGAGGGCTACGTTAGGTTTAGGCACGTCGGCCTGACGCCTCAGTTCATCCTAGTACGGGAGGTCGAGGAGGTACTGAGGGGTGGTTGATGGAGAGTTGCTCCCCGACCCACTAGGGGTAGCGTTAGCCTTCACCGCCGGCACGCTCACGCTCCTCTCCCCGTGCAGCTTCCCGCTCCTCCCCGGCTACGTACTCTACTACCTAGGGTCGAGGCCTTCGCCTAGCAGAGCTTTCCTAGGCGGGCTCGCCTGCGCGCTAGGGGTAGTTACTACGCTCCTCTCGATCGGCGTAGCCGCCTCCCTACTCGGAGACCTAGCCTCAAAGCACATACCACTCCTGCAGGCGGGGGCAGGGGTGGCCATAGCCTCCACGGGGGCCCTAG includes:
- a CDS encoding TlpA family protein disulfide reductase yields the protein MLRRRMGVRVRRKAALSLSVAIVIIASAYAWLQLHPLLSGWLLGGGSVATGMLAPDFSLVDLDGNPFSLSGFRGRVVVLDFMATWCGPCRAQIPYLNEVKEKYGGSVVIVSISIDSLHDSEEVLRRFLKEHPYATWVWARDTAGVGRTYGVAAIPTLFIIDREGYVRFRHVGLTPQFILVREVEEVLRGG